In Brassica napus cultivar Da-Ae chromosome A3, Da-Ae, whole genome shotgun sequence, the sequence ACGAGTTCAACAGCCAACCATGTCGAGTAGACCCTTAACTAACATATTTATCTAACACATTAATCACACATCAACTCACCCATTTATCTAAAACCCATATTTATTACTACAATGGCAATAAATCCATACAATCCAAACCACAAAAATAATCGGCTgaatcttttcatttatctaaAACATTGAAAGCACAATCAATTCAAACCACAGGCACATAGGAGATCAACATCAAAAGCAGAATCAGTTCAATCAAAAAGCATAATGCCGCATTAAATCTATTCAATTCAGACCCAAAGCCCAATCACTTCAATTCAAAAGCATAAACTCGGGTTCAATCTATTAAATTCAAACCAAAACCACAAGCAGTTCACACACACAAACCAATTCAACATCAATGCGAGACTAAAAACGTTTCTATCATTCCctaaattaatataaacttATATACAGAAGGTGTGTGTTACCTTTATTGCCATTGTAGTCGAACCTTGATGTATCTTGATCCGTTATGACCATTGATGTCCTCTTCATCCGAACCATCTCAGCACACAAAGAAAAAAGCCAAACCAAATAGGATCAGACGTGAGCCGTTATATAAAGCAAACGAATCAAGTAGAACTAAATAGAAACAGCGTAATAAGACCACAATCTAAGACATGCATCAGTTCACAGATTAAGACAGTCTAAGACCACAATCTTATACATGCATCAATTGAAAGATTAAGACATGAACATATAATAACTCTGTTTTACCGTGGAGAGAGAGATTGAGCCACCGAGGGAGACGCTGGGAGTCACCGAGGAGATATGAAGAAAGAGAGGCGGTGTGGTGAAGGAAAGCTGGAGAGACGCGTCTTCGGCGCTCAAAGACGACACGATCGGCGACACCACTGACAGAGACGAGCTTTCCACCGACACAGATGCCGACGACTCCAACCGATCGGTGAGAAAACGGGAAACACCGGCGGAATCGACGAGGAGAGGTGGAGAGACGCGGTTTCGtagaagagaaggagagagagaagcagATGCGTTTtgtgcgagagagagagagagagagagagatttaacCAATGCCCCACACGTGTCCATTTAGCACCGCTGCTTCTGCTCCCTCTTTAAGCGccgtatttttaaattaaacccttttttctttttttttaaatcattaattaccTAAGCATTGGGCTTAAGCACCCTGGTTAAAGATGGTCTTAGACAGTTCACCGCAGGGGGTGAAACCAAGTTTTGTTCCTGTAAATAGGATGCTACGAGGGTAGAAAGAAACACAACAAAGCAAGACGGCATCAAAACTAGGTTTTgctttagagagagaaacaatAGGCGAAGGCTTTTTTTCTCAGTCTTTGGATAGTAGATCGAGACTTTGTTTCAACTATGAACATTTAcacatcaccatcatcatcatcaaacacGTAGTCTCTCTTCCTTTCCCTTTTTTCACCAAATCGTTATGATACTTTTTGTTGGATAGGATGTGTTAATGGCTTAGCTAGGCACTTAGAACATCTAAACGTTCCGATTTCATTTACCAaagcaataaaaatatatatacgtaATCACAATGTCGAACAGATCTAGTATTTTGTTTTGACATCAAATGACTATTCTTTTGTCGATAAGATCTAGCCATCTAGGcaatttacttaattaattaaatatttatgcgTCCGATTAATATCATATGTGTAAAAGATCGTTTATTATTCTAACCTCCGACGTACAGTGCTCCACTGAAGTTCTTCATGGAAGACATCAGGGCCGGGCCTGAATAGAAGCCCATCAAGCATGTGCTTGGGGCccgaaaaaatatatatatgttttaaggGTCAATAATGAACAAAGAAACCATATAGCTCTACTGGTAACTTTGCTCTCACTATAGAACCGGATCCGGGATCAAATCTCCCAGCTGCATTTTCAATATTTTCACTGTTTTTATGAAACAAAAgggccaaaaatattttcttgctTGTGGGCCAATATTTTTCAGGCCCGACCCTGGAAGACATTGAGAAAACCCAGACACTTTCTGGTAAATTTGTTGAAATCCGAGCATATATTGACTTCCTCAATGAGGAGAAGAGTAAGATCAAGGATCTCGACCTTCATATCTGCAAACAATTCTTGAATCATggtatactaggttaagatccgcgccttgcgcggaataaatattatttataaattatttttaagtattacatattttttacatattatgaaataataaatatattgaataattaaaaatttattaactattacgtatataattaaattggtacaaatacttaaataaattttatttatccagacaaacactttttctattttatatgttataaaattaagtttaattGATATTAACATggatatatagtacattttaatattgacatctgttaaaaaatattttatactcatattatttttgatcgtttgtatttcttaataacaaaaattttaaatcaatgataacaataaaaactttatgggatgtttaatagttttagtaatttataatttaaaaacattcaatacaaagtttaaaatctaaatattaagttgtaaataattgttcaaaatgtttatcaaaaaaattcaaatcaaattcgaaattaaaatacttatgtattttatatggtatataatttatttttaaaaaatattaatatgcatatatataatatttattaaatgagacttcctaCTTATGTAATTTCATAATCagttgtatcttgttataacataaattttaaaccatggatcaaaaaaatttcagtgtgagatttttaacaactttagttatttatattcgttttttaaaattcaaactataacatatacgaaaaaatctaaatttttattatatagttaatgtggttgtttaatttattttaaaatgaattaaaaattatagagaatatactgatttttatcaaatatttattattcaaaatcattaattgtcatatatactttagccatattaggtaattccgtgatttttatttaaggaaacaatgaagaacatttatgattaatttatgattaatttaataaaaagcttattatatatttatatggaccaacatagttttctaaggattctaagaatgattgtggtgatgacatgtggctacaaaatatgttgtaatgtttctcttttaatatataggggatatcatttatatatatatatatatatatatattttttaattaatcgaATGACTTGAGAAtcaagatataaatatatatattactgatcagtctttattttctgtttgttgaAATATAGCTATTACGGCTCTTGATGTGGAACAAGATATTGTTTCAGCAGAAATAAAGGACATACTCAATCAAACGGGAATTACCGACGTGGACGTATTGCCTAAAGAGATGATAAGAGTCTTTGAGAATTTAAGTCTCAACCCAACTAACACTGTGCTACAAGAACCACAAATATCGATGCAAAGTCAACAAGGATTATTAGGGCAACAAGTATGCGGCCAACAAGGATTGGGGCAACAGGGCTTCATGCCACTAGGATTAGGGCAACAAGCATCAATGCAACTAACGGCAATCAAACAGCAAAGAATGATGCAAAGTCAACAAGGACTAGGGCTACAAGTATGTGACCAACAAGGATGCATGCCACTAAGATTTGGGCAACAAACGCCAATGCAACAGAAAAAAATCATGATGCAGATGCAAATGCTACACCAACAGCAACAAAGATTACTACAAATGCAACAAGAGATAGGCCAACAAGGTTACAATGCAAGAAGGATTTAGGGAACAAGGATTAACCTACGTTCTCGTTTGGGGTTTATTTTATCAACTGCTTTTTGGAGACTTCTTTATAATAATACTCATGGGATGGTGCTCGTTTGTGAGTTTCCTTGGTTTTTATGAGCTAATCGGTTTTGTTAAACGTGGGAAAGCTGTTTTTGCTTTCTTCGTTGACTACTGACtagatgttttatattttattttgagtcactttgataataaaacaaaagcTATTGGTTTAACCAAGTCAACTCAAATCACAAGGATTACTGCAACAACTCTTAATAGGCAACGTCCTTTAAagtttgtgtttaaaaaaagaaaatccaattgatgtccaaaaaaaaaagaaaatccaaTTTTGTCAAGTGCCTTTTGAAGTtaccttataaatatttatcgGATGACCTTATTGAATCAAGGATTTTAGAGAATTCAATTTCAAGGTTTGATAGTAAATCTAAGAAAATCTGAGATTTGAGTCTTAAAATTTTTGAAgtcttttgaaatttttttagaatttttgaaaaacctttttatttttaaattactgtaatttaatattttatcattttatgaaatatataaaatatatgaaaaaaataaaattggggttttaaataatatttttttcatttaaaatagtttgattttctttttaaaaatgtgattCGAACTCAGTATTTTCTGTcagaaaaagttttttaaaaatgtgaagtaaacttttttatttttaaatgataaaaagatttgtaaatgtgtttCAGAAAGAGAtgactaaaatttcaaaataatttgaagagATATAGTAAAATACAAAGTCAAACCTGGAAACCTATTTTCTCGTTAAAAATCCACAATTTgcgcaaaaagaaaaaaacaaggcTTCACAATTTTCCATGTTTTGAAATTATTAGAAGAACACAAACAACATAAAACTActctttattaattttgttagattaaaaattatttcaaaatataaaataccaaaaaaaaaaaaattgttaaagagATTTTTGCATATAGTGAGGGGGGAATATGGCGCAGATGCAACGAGAACCTGTAGAGTCCGTTACCAAGGAGACGAcggagaagaagatattagacggcggaggaggaggaggtggcgGAGGATCTTCTGCCTCTAAGGCGTCATCGTTCAAATTCAACGCTCAGGCACCGGAATTCGTACCGCGATCACACGCCACCGCACTAACACCGCAGGTTTCTCCGATCTCCGGCTACTTCTATCCTTGCTTCCACTACAACGAACTCTCCATAGGAGGATGCAGCGGCGGCGGAGGAGTTACCGGCGGTTCTCAGTCGTCGGACTGGATCTTCGTCGGAGGAGGAGATCCAGTTCATCATCAAAATATTCATGATCCCACGGCTGCGTTTTACGTTTCTAATCCGGTGGTTCAGTTTCCGGCAAATCAGAACTTGTCTTCTTCGTCAAAGAGTTTGCTCTCCGACGATCTCCGCCTTAAGATCGTCAAACAggttcttacattttttttatttacttactgGTTATGTCATGAGATCAGTTTTACAATCTTATAATATGAAAACATGACAATGGATATCTTGTgctatttacattatttaaattttaaaaatggtgtaagttaataacatatataaattttgataattaaatttataaaatatacaaataaaaaatatggatacgcaatagtagaaattaatttaaaacagattataaatAGTAAGAACTAAATGAAAATGTTAGTCTTAAAAATCCTTacaatttgttttcaaaattttctataatttatatcaaaaaatgaaaaccggATAGTTTTAGTAGGACTAAGATTATAAAACATAATACTATAActaagtatatataaaataatgtttatgaatttaaaatgattaaaatatttattttttatttaaaggtttaataaccaaaattaaactaacaaaaactatataaataaactcttaaaatgaatttgaaaataaattataattttattgaacTTTAACCCCGCTAACGAATAGAGCAGTTTAAGCTCACCCAATTTGCAAACAATGATCAGTCAATAGGAATCATGAATTTCTTTACCCACAAACTTGTTTCAAATTATAGGTTGAGTACCAGTTCACGGACATGAGTCTCCTAGCCAATGAGTCCATCTCAAAGCACATAAACAAAGATCCTGAAGGTTATGGTAAGCAGCCCAAAATCGGTTTTTAATTACAATCCTTCCGTTTTCTTAAACACTCTTGTGAAGATCTTCAAAATGAAAGTTTTGCTTTGCATTCATATGTCTGTTTTCTATTTAAACTCAGTGCCAATATCTTATATCGCTTCGACCAAGAAGATCAAGGCTTTGACAAGTCATCACCACTTAGTTGCATTGGCTCTACGCTCCTCTTCTAAGCTCGTAAGTTTCTTTCTTTACTCCTTAgttagtagttaccatcaagcTAGCTAATTATAAGATctcaagtgtatatatatataactgagaGATTTGTGAAGGTTGTGAGTGAAGACAACAAGAAAGTCAGGCGTAAAATTCCATTTACTGACAGAGACAGAGAAGAATTACAGGTAGTTAATTATCATGAAAGTCTtcattaaatttgtattaatcaactatatatcaattatttcttgtttattgtttcTCCAGGGCCGGACTGTTGTTGTAGAAAATTTGCCAGATGATCACTCTTACCAGAACCTAGAGAAGATCTTTGGAGTTGTTGGAAAGTAAGAAGgcttttaaaaatctaattcaTATAACTTTCACTTCAACTTGGCGTTTTCTAAGCAAATTAACAACACAACAAGTATATAATTGTTTCAGCGTTAAGGCCATTCGAATCTGTCATCCTCCAGAATCCAACACCTCACGTCCAAAAGGAGATTTCTTGATGAGCAACAAAGTAGGTATCATTATCTTCTCTGTTCTTGAGCTTCTAATGGATTTAAAGAGCTTAACATTCTTGTTGTTTTAATCCAAAAGATTCACGCACTTATCGAGTATGACCACACTGTTGTTGCGGATAAAGCTGTGAGTGAATCTTTTCTTCTTTGATCCAATAATCTGTATAGTACATAATTTCTAAGATATACCACAATGTAATTCACACCAGGTGGAGAAGCTGAACGATGAAAGAAACTGGAGGAAAGGACTTCGTGTTAGGCTGCTTCTTAGATGCTCGGTATAATCAATTACATACTTATAATGTTTATaaaccaacatatatttttagaaattttaaaatcatctgAGATTAATTTGCTTTTTACAGCCTAAATCAGTTCTCAAACACAGACGAAACTTTGATGGCATCCTCATAGATGATGAAAGTCCTTATGAATCAGGAGAAGACTCTCCACGTCTCCACTTAACCGAGCAACAGCTTGATAATGACGTTAGTCTTGCTTAAATccctttaaattaagtcttttcataaataaatagcATTTTTTGGTGTGCACGTTAGGGTGATGACAACAATATTGGTGGACTATGGGGAAAAGGGAGAGGAAAAGGACGAGGACGATCTCCAAGAAGCTATGCACTAGGAGGAGGAGGACATAGCTTCGGGATCGGGCTCGGGCTTGGACTCAGCATCGGCTCGATGTCACGGAGCCTTGGCCTGCATGAATCTTCATCTCCCAAAACTGCTACAAAGGGACCAAGAATGCCTGATGGAACCAGAGGGTTCACTATGGGACGTGGCAAAACCTTCTATCTCACTCTCACCTAACAATCTCTAAATCATTCCCTACCAACGACGACTATTATAGTATTATTCATTATTATTACAGAGGCAAAAGCTATAAAATTAACCAAATAATACGTGTGGCTTTGTTATGGGTTCACATAAGTAAGGACATGACTTTGGGATAGTGTATGAACTATCAAGGCATGGTGAACTTTTTGAGGGTTCTTACTTctttatacattttttaatCCTCCAGTGTTCTTTTGtatgttttgatatatttatttttgtgagattattttaataatgaaggGTTATCGCACAATGATTGCATGTATCATTGACTAATGTGTGATTCGAATATTGCTAGTAGACTAGAAAACTAataattataacatttttttcattttgaaaagtatataaaaagaagtatgatcaaaataaataaaacatgaaacaCCAGTTTCTTGAGAATTAGCTTTGTTTAAACGTAACGAATGTAAATGGAACCTTGCGGAAATAAACGGATGTCATTTATCAAATATTTGCTGATCCTGATTCTGAGAGCGTAAGCAGAACcaaatgatatttatatatttatagcgTAATCCTGATTTTGAGGGCGAGATTATCTGCCTGTAGTTAATTAGTAATAGATTTCAATTTAGCTTCTGCACAGACTGACCATTTGGTTGGTTACTAGAGAAAACAGATTAAACAATATAATAACTACATATGCATTCCTAATTTCCTATGCattagcaaaaagaaaaaaaaatgcattccTATGCATGGACTACGATTCATGGTACTTGAATTGATAGATAATATCTTCACAAAACTACAAACTTATTACCACCAACTACATGTCGTTCCAATTGTAAAATTAATGTTACAAGGACCACTTTTTGTTTACATACATAACAACCAACTTATATGGTTACATATAAACAAACGCATGTAGTTATGGAAATTTGGCTTGGTATGTTGTTGATTTATGTATTTGTCAGATGAACGATCTGCAAAGTAGAAATATGGTATATAATCTAATTATAcgaaaatcatttaaaatatatatctttggtAAATGAATTACATATTTTGttcttattaaataattattaaaatataaattatattttacaaaatatattagtcTCATCTTAATTTGTAGTATTTATTATTACTAGGTTGAAAaccgtttttatttcttatcatttctgaaatatttgttttacataaatTGAGATCTTCACAGTTCACCAATTTATGttgaaaatttattagttaaatattcCCCATATAAAAGACAAATAATAATGATTAAAATACctaaataaaacaagaaaaacgtATATTGCTTAGAgaagaaataacaaaaacatatgtGTAATAAAATAGAAAGACGTGGCAAAAAAGCAACTAATATCCACCAATCAACATCTACCTTCATCAGATCAAAACCAATTTAACGCGCGCAGATTCTGCCAtgtggtctctctctctcctctatagctcacttcctctctctctaaaaaCCAGAGCTTCAATGTCATTGCTGTGACTCTATTAAAGACCAGTGTCCCAATCCTTCTTCTGTCTTtttaatcttaatttttatttttaaaaaaaatattttggtgtAACCGGAGAAGAAGACTATGGGAGGTTGCACCTCCAAGCCCTCCACCTCCGTGAAACATAATCCTCACACACCAAGTGAAGCTATTCCTCAAAATGTCGATTCTACCCCCGCCCGTCTCGAGAACTCACCGGCTCATACCTCAACCACCGTAAAGGCTTCACCGTTCTTCCCCTTCTACACTCCTAGCCCCGCCAAACACCCGCCGTAACAAGAGCGTAGGAGGAGAGAGCAAGAGCACCACCAGCACTCCACTACGTCAGCTCGCTCGTGCTTTCCACCCTCCGTCTCCGGCGAAACATATACGAGATGTTCTGCGGCGGAGGAAGGGGAAGGAGGCTACTCTCCCGGCGGAGAGCAAgtctgaggaggaggaggtggggCTGGACAAGAGATTCGGATACTCAAAGGAGTTTGAGAGTAGGATGGAGTTAGGGGAAGAGATAGGGAGAGGGCATTTTGGGTACACTTGCTCTGCTAAGTTCAAGAAAGGAGAGCTCAAGGATCTTGAGGTTGCTGTTAAAGTCATCCCTAAATCTAAGGTCAAGTTTTTTTGTATCATGCAATCATGTTAATATCAACTATGGTTTCACATAAGCTCattagtttttttggttttggcagaTGACAACTGCAATATCTATAGAGGATGTGAGAAGAGAAGTAAAAATCCTGAGGGCTTTATCTGGACATAACAATCTGGTGCAATTCTATGATGTTTTTGAGGACAATGACAACGTCTACATCGCCATGGAGTAAGAAAACAACATACAATGTTTGTATCAAGTA encodes:
- the LOC106444098 gene encoding la-related protein 6C, producing MAQMQREPVESVTKETTEKKILDGGGGGGGGGSSASKASSFKFNAQAPEFVPRSHATALTPQVSPISGYFYPCFHYNELSIGGCSGGGGVTGGSQSSDWIFVGGGDPVHHQNIHDPTAAFYVSNPVVQFPANQNLSSSSKSLLSDDLRLKIVKQVEYQFTDMSLLANESISKHINKDPEGYVPISYIASTKKIKALTSHHHLVALALRSSSKLVVSEDNKKVRRKIPFTDRDREELQGRTVVVENLPDDHSYQNLEKIFGVVGNVKAIRICHPPESNTSRPKGDFLMSNKIHALIEYDHTVVADKAVEKLNDERNWRKGLRVRLLLRCSPKSVLKHRRNFDGILIDDESPYESGEDSPRLHLTEQQLDNDGDDNNIGGLWGKGRGKGRGRSPRSYALGGGGHSFGIGLGLGLSIGSMSRSLGLHESSSPKTATKGPRMPDGTRGFTMGRGKTFYLTLT
- the LOC125607017 gene encoding uncharacterized protein LOC125607017, translated to MDTCGALVKSLSLSLSLAQNASASLSPSLLRNRVSPPLLVDSAGVSRFLTDRLESSASVSVESSSLSVVSPIVSSLSAEDASLQLSFTTPPLFLHISSVTPSVSLGGSISLSTMVRMKRTSMVITDQDTSRFDYNGNKGAVGASLLCHEAVEPKRSRGCCVK
- the LOC125607018 gene encoding CDPK-related kinase 2-like, coding for MELGEEIGRGHFGYTCSAKFKKGELKDLEVAVKVIPKSKMTTAISIEDVRREVKILRALSGHNNLVQFYDVFEDNDNVYIAMELCDGGELLDRILARGGKYSEDDAKEVLIQILNVVAFCHLQGVCSSRS